In the Leptospiraceae bacterium genome, one interval contains:
- a CDS encoding DinB family protein: MSQEGSLILKTASEYKTPNEVFEFWKQVREEVITCFKKTPQENFTENPTPDKWSVSEIAEHLYLSQFNLARMIPVVMSRKFGNDMDEQPNLQYEKIRDGFLKPSGIKNPDTVNPLNKYPLNEVLKLLQKSEEKIGSSIKNFSKSDLQKRGFEHPILGPLNLFNWFWVMSLHEYSHLVALKEKIKNYPSV; this comes from the coding sequence ATGTCTCAGGAAGGTAGCTTAATTTTAAAGACTGCTTCCGAATACAAAACACCAAATGAAGTTTTTGAATTCTGGAAACAAGTTCGCGAAGAGGTAATTACCTGTTTTAAAAAAACCCCTCAAGAAAATTTTACTGAAAATCCAACTCCAGACAAATGGTCTGTATCTGAAATAGCCGAGCATTTATACCTTTCACAATTCAACTTAGCCAGAATGATTCCTGTTGTGATGAGTAGAAAGTTCGGAAACGATATGGACGAACAACCCAATCTACAGTACGAAAAAATCCGAGACGGATTTCTAAAACCCAGTGGAATAAAAAATCCGGATACTGTAAATCCTTTAAACAAATACCCTCTAAATGAGGTATTAAAACTTCTCCAAAAATCAGAAGAGAAAATAGGTTCCTCAATCAAAAACTTTTCTAAAAGCGATCTTCAAAAAAGAGGATTTGAACATCCAATACTCGGTCCATTGAATTTATTTAACTGGTTTTGGGTTATGTCTTTACACGAATATTCTCACTTAGTTGCCCTAAAGGAAAAAATCAAAAACTATCCATCTGTATGA
- a CDS encoding PilZ domain-containing protein, translating to MNKRKYIRISELIGVKCKILSKSEDSDVNQKISIKGLTENISGGGILMVLTENLKVDTILELELELGKSIHPIQVIGNVVRSEKVDAGVYESGIEFTHYSLNDKKLLDEFLNNKME from the coding sequence ATGAATAAAAGAAAATATATCAGGATTTCAGAGTTAATTGGAGTTAAATGCAAAATCTTATCCAAATCAGAAGACTCAGACGTAAACCAAAAAATTTCAATCAAAGGGTTGACGGAGAATATTTCAGGTGGTGGAATTCTCATGGTATTAACTGAAAATCTAAAAGTTGATACAATTTTAGAATTGGAATTGGAATTGGGAAAATCTATTCATCCGATTCAAGTCATCGGAAATGTTGTACGCTCTGAAAAAGTAGATGCTGGTGTTTATGAATCTGGAATTGAATTTACTCACTATTCTTTAAACGATAAAAAATTATTGGATGAGTTTTTAAATAACAAGATGGAGTAG
- a CDS encoding PAS domain S-box protein, translating into MIVNRDAILNFTSNSVIVIDTSDVILYWNPAAEKTFGWSNSEIIGKKIYTIIPPEFHEAHFIGRTRATAGEYRSIGKTLEVRGLHKEGYEFPIELTLSTWTDDEGTFFGGIIRNISERKFAEEKQNILVERMQALTNSAQDAIISIASDNKVLSWNNGAKKLFGYSEEEILGSEILKIIPKRFHDLHNNGIRRFLSTGIPSSIGKTVEVAGLHKDGHEFPIELTLSTWSEGNIKFFSGIIRDITERKKAEENQTIFMERLQAITSSAQDAIISIAKNNEVLSWNKGAVKMFGYSEEEIIGKEILVIIPERFRKFHNEGIQRFLKTKVPSSIGKTVEVAGLHKDGHEFPIELTLSTWNEGQVPFFAGIIRNISERKKIESELEKERKLLVTEKELSDKLILNILPEKIAHELRYTGQVIPQRHNDVTILFSDFVGFSRIASTMEPALLVGELNYYFNEFDKIIGKYRLEKIKTIGDSYMCAAGVPEENKGCAVDVVLAAIEMQRIVKKQTATKSEGLQWKLRIGINTGNVVAGVVGSKKFVYDIWGDSVNLASRIENSGEPDKICVSGSTRDRLGDLFEFEKRGSVFMKNMGEFDVFTIKNFHPKVSRDEKGSRPSREFYFSCKKLAKCESTSCAVSRLQ; encoded by the coding sequence ATGATCGTTAATCGAGATGCAATTCTTAATTTTACAAGTAATTCAGTTATAGTAATAGATACAAGTGACGTAATTCTTTATTGGAATCCTGCTGCCGAAAAAACTTTCGGTTGGTCAAATTCGGAAATTATCGGAAAGAAAATATACACTATTATCCCTCCAGAATTCCACGAAGCACATTTTATAGGAAGGACTCGAGCTACGGCTGGTGAATACAGGTCTATCGGAAAAACCTTAGAAGTCCGAGGTCTTCATAAAGAAGGATATGAATTTCCAATTGAGCTAACACTTTCTACTTGGACAGACGACGAGGGAACGTTCTTTGGTGGAATCATACGAAATATCTCTGAAAGAAAATTTGCAGAAGAAAAACAAAATATACTTGTAGAGCGAATGCAAGCTCTGACAAATTCAGCGCAAGATGCGATCATTTCTATAGCCTCTGACAACAAGGTACTTTCCTGGAACAATGGTGCAAAAAAATTATTTGGATATTCAGAAGAAGAAATATTGGGAAGTGAAATTTTAAAAATTATCCCAAAGAGATTTCACGACTTACACAATAATGGGATCCGGCGATTTCTTTCTACAGGAATTCCAAGTTCCATTGGAAAAACTGTTGAAGTCGCAGGACTTCATAAAGATGGACATGAATTTCCTATTGAATTAACTCTTTCTACTTGGAGCGAAGGGAATATTAAATTTTTTTCTGGTATAATTCGAGATATTACCGAAAGAAAAAAAGCAGAAGAAAATCAAACTATTTTTATGGAGCGTTTGCAAGCAATCACAAGCTCGGCTCAAGACGCAATCATATCTATTGCAAAAAACAATGAGGTGCTTTCTTGGAATAAGGGAGCTGTAAAAATGTTCGGATATTCGGAAGAAGAAATCATTGGAAAAGAAATCTTAGTAATCATCCCTGAAAGGTTTCGTAAATTTCACAATGAAGGAATCCAAAGATTTTTGAAAACGAAAGTCCCAAGCTCAATAGGGAAAACTGTAGAGGTGGCCGGTCTCCATAAAGATGGGCATGAGTTTCCGATTGAGTTGACTCTATCTACTTGGAATGAAGGGCAAGTTCCATTTTTTGCCGGAATTATCCGTAATATTTCAGAAAGAAAAAAAATCGAGAGTGAATTAGAAAAAGAAAGAAAGCTGTTAGTTACAGAAAAAGAATTATCGGATAAATTAATTTTAAATATTTTACCGGAAAAAATCGCCCATGAATTAAGATATACTGGTCAAGTAATCCCACAAAGACACAACGACGTAACTATTCTCTTTTCTGATTTTGTAGGATTTAGTAGAATTGCATCTACAATGGAGCCTGCACTTTTAGTTGGGGAGTTAAATTATTATTTCAATGAATTTGATAAAATTATCGGAAAATATAGATTAGAAAAAATTAAAACAATCGGTGATTCTTACATGTGTGCCGCAGGTGTACCGGAAGAGAATAAAGGATGTGCAGTGGATGTGGTACTAGCTGCGATTGAAATGCAACGAATTGTAAAAAAACAAACTGCTACAAAATCTGAAGGCTTGCAATGGAAATTAAGAATAGGGATAAATACCGGCAATGTAGTAGCAGGTGTTGTTGGCAGCAAAAAATTTGTTTACGATATTTGGGGAGATTCAGTAAATCTTGCCAGTCGAATTGAGAATTCCGGAGAGCCGGATAAAATATGCGTTTCAGGAAGTACTCGAGATAGATTAGGTGACTTGTTTGAGTTTGAAAAAAGAGGCTCAGTCTTTATGAAAAATATGGGGGAATTTGATGTGTTTACGATAAAAAATTTCCATCCAAAAGTGTCTCGAGATGAAAAAGGTTCGAGGCCTTCTCGTGAATTTTATTTTTCATGTAAAAAATTAGCCAAATGTGAAAGCACAAGTTGTGCAGTTTCTCGTTTGCAATAG
- a CDS encoding DUF1564 family protein, which translates to MNPQKFTETQSSLLVPAKYMDEFNRRTTGFSRRKYLHALLNRYRNVILWGTFEKMERVKKAYQEVGQNLQKKNFTPNNEDWIELGILADWLGTTKTALFTLLLVLDLAEWDIILLTRFFENGVPTPVTTIAGGAYLSKRKTTRYNRLKRHKPDEKQKTSAQ; encoded by the coding sequence ATGAACCCACAAAAATTTACAGAAACCCAATCGAGCTTGCTTGTTCCAGCAAAATATATGGACGAGTTCAATAGAAGAACGACGGGTTTTTCGAGACGAAAATATTTGCACGCATTGCTGAACAGATACAGAAATGTGATTCTTTGGGGGACTTTTGAGAAGATGGAGAGGGTAAAGAAAGCGTATCAAGAAGTCGGGCAAAATTTGCAGAAGAAGAATTTTACCCCAAATAACGAGGACTGGATTGAATTGGGGATTCTTGCAGACTGGCTTGGTACCACAAAGACCGCTCTTTTTACTCTTCTGTTAGTGCTTGACCTTGCCGAATGGGACATAATTCTCCTCACCAGATTCTTCGAGAATGGAGTTCCCACCCCGGTAACCACGATTGCGGGAGGAGCCTACCTTTCCAAGAGAAAAACGACCCGCTACAATAGACTAAAACGACATAAACCCGACGAAAAACAAAAAACCTCAGCACAATAA
- a CDS encoding cob(I)yrinic acid a,c-diamide adenosyltransferase yields MKIYTKTGDKGQTSLASGKRVSKSSPKVDLYGTCDELNSTVGIVISFLPEGSKIISDLTQIQNILFELGSELAGYKNQERESALLQSDVQFLENSIDKMQESLSPIKNFILPGGSQPSSFLHLSRTICRRLERKMVLAIETGDSIPEISIQYINRLSDYFFVAARFSNFENGLQDIFWEAR; encoded by the coding sequence ATGAAAATTTATACTAAAACAGGGGACAAGGGTCAGACTTCTCTTGCTTCTGGGAAAAGAGTATCTAAGTCTAGTCCCAAAGTTGACTTGTATGGAACCTGTGATGAGCTAAATTCTACTGTAGGAATTGTGATTTCTTTTTTACCTGAAGGCTCCAAAATAATTAGCGATTTAACACAAATACAAAATATTTTATTTGAATTAGGCTCAGAACTTGCGGGCTACAAAAATCAAGAAAGAGAGTCTGCCCTACTCCAATCCGATGTACAATTTTTAGAAAACTCAATCGACAAGATGCAAGAAAGTCTTTCTCCAATCAAAAATTTTATTTTACCTGGTGGCTCCCAGCCTTCTTCATTTTTACACCTGTCTAGAACGATTTGTAGAAGACTAGAAAGAAAAATGGTTCTCGCGATTGAAACCGGTGATTCAATTCCTGAAATTTCTATTCAGTATATCAACCGTCTATCTGATTATTTTTTTGTAGCAGCTAGATTTTCTAATTTTGAAAATGGGCTTCAGGATATTTTCTGGGAAGCAAGGTAA
- a CDS encoding thermonuclease family protein, protein MSMNSKKGTGISPSLYRSLFKDISQIYDDAMSDGNSNWNKATLYSNWKIGESIVTIEQKNQTRAGYGDRVLLQLSKDLNKKYGKGFSERNLAYMRTFFSMYDLGEIHSELTWSHYKLLLLVSDMEKRIGLEKKAIQSNLSVFEFKNVIRKTLKDQAPKTGVESADKPLKDRLKRPVMSLYTYRVLQKFSSDFAHSVQNLDLGFYIRMRTLDGIVKDKKDSQEGLVLSGLKIGSIVKIIKNSEGFLFEERTNPKELFTYKAFLEKIVDGDTLVVTIDLGFDIFIEERLRLRGLDAFELGTRQGAKAKKFLESKLKDLPFLIIKTHGSDKYGRYLVDIFYLENETNAQKIIEEGIFLNNEMLEKGLALPA, encoded by the coding sequence ATGAGTATGAATTCTAAAAAAGGCACAGGGATTTCGCCTTCTCTTTATCGTTCTTTGTTTAAAGATATTTCCCAAATCTATGATGATGCTATGAGTGATGGTAATTCTAATTGGAACAAGGCTACGCTTTATTCTAATTGGAAAATTGGAGAAAGTATTGTAACTATAGAGCAAAAAAATCAAACAAGAGCCGGGTATGGGGACAGGGTGTTGTTACAATTATCAAAAGATTTGAATAAAAAATATGGGAAGGGCTTTTCAGAAAGGAATTTAGCCTATATGAGAACATTTTTTTCTATGTATGATTTAGGTGAAATCCATTCAGAGCTTACTTGGTCACACTATAAATTGTTGTTATTAGTTTCGGATATGGAAAAACGAATTGGGTTAGAAAAAAAGGCAATTCAGAGTAACTTATCTGTATTTGAGTTTAAAAATGTCATTCGCAAAACACTAAAAGACCAAGCTCCAAAAACAGGGGTTGAAAGTGCAGATAAGCCTTTAAAAGACAGGTTAAAACGCCCGGTTATGTCTCTTTATACATACCGTGTTTTACAAAAATTTTCTTCTGATTTTGCACACAGTGTGCAAAATCTAGACTTAGGGTTCTATATTAGAATGAGGACGTTAGACGGCATCGTAAAAGATAAAAAAGATAGTCAAGAGGGGTTAGTTTTAAGTGGATTAAAAATTGGCTCTATTGTAAAAATTATCAAAAATAGTGAAGGTTTTCTATTTGAGGAACGAACAAATCCAAAAGAGCTTTTTACTTACAAGGCCTTTCTAGAAAAAATTGTGGATGGAGATACTCTAGTTGTGACCATTGATCTTGGGTTTGATATTTTTATTGAAGAGAGATTACGGCTTAGGGGACTTGACGCTTTTGAGCTTGGAACTAGACAAGGAGCTAAGGCTAAAAAATTTTTAGAGTCTAAATTAAAAGACCTTCCTTTTTTAATCATTAAGACTCACGGGTCTGATAAATATGGCAGATATTTGGTAGATATATTTTATCTGGAAAATGAAACTAACGCACAAAAAATTATTGAAGAGGGGATTTTTTTAAATAACGAGATGTTAGAAAAAGGTTTAGCTCTTCCTGCGTAA
- the tnpA gene encoding IS200/IS605 family transposase has translation MPFVKVYIHFVWSTKNRFPFLDSKELRQKVWNHIRENAKSKGIFVDFVNGYFDHCHCLVSMGTDWSIEKVIQLIKGESSFWINKNKLTKEKFEWQDEYFAVSVSESMVNHIREYIKNQEEHHKNILFQQEYDEFIYKYGFDVFDG, from the coding sequence ATGCCTTTTGTAAAAGTATATATCCATTTTGTTTGGAGTACGAAAAATAGATTTCCTTTTCTTGATTCCAAAGAATTGAGGCAAAAAGTGTGGAACCATATTAGAGAGAATGCAAAAAGTAAGGGAATTTTTGTTGATTTTGTAAATGGCTATTTTGACCACTGCCATTGTTTAGTTTCAATGGGTACAGACTGGTCAATAGAAAAAGTGATACAGTTAATCAAAGGTGAATCGAGTTTTTGGATTAATAAAAATAAATTGACTAAAGAAAAATTTGAATGGCAAGACGAATATTTTGCAGTTTCTGTTTCTGAATCAATGGTGAACCATATTAGAGAATATATCAAAAACCAAGAAGAGCATCATAAAAATATATTGTTTCAACAAGAGTACGATGAATTTATTTACAAATATGGTTTTGATGTATTTGATGGATAG
- a CDS encoding LIC20035 family adhesin → MKIIITILSISLVSGCATLGVTSKGKKAEFSMIKPNIRIDKFKDTFNMKGEGPVKDCGGKPCTDGDIDNLKPDQIKALKKHGEWKEYVEKEDESKKKFSVLDMQGNYVDGQRDGVWTKLGEKGEKLRETTYKLGKKDGVEKKFNLKGEQTEETNFVDNKKDGKYWKKNSKGFMETEGLFKNDLREGTWTEYHAKEADMIKKNVSEYSKDKKNGKSTSYHKDGTTVSAEGLYKDGLKSGAWKNYYDNGKPESEGSYAPREAPKDKGEKETVKPATPPPGGDVTAPEPEKKAFRMGHWKEYYKNGQVFAEGQREHTRKGEWKFFDNTGKLRFKGKMANEAGMESAEVYDEKTGEIIGKGKLFFNLIKIDEETQNIKAGFKPSNPYTYYKDGKKDFDVLGEDKEGNVMGVQYDSSGREIGRGPVIAMNRKKNGCWTEGGKKVYYVMDKPNAKMGDMQGCK, encoded by the coding sequence ATGAAAATAATTATTACTATACTGTCAATATCACTTGTTAGCGGTTGTGCTACCTTGGGGGTTACATCGAAAGGGAAAAAAGCAGAATTTTCCATGATCAAACCAAACATCCGAATTGATAAGTTCAAGGATACTTTCAATATGAAAGGAGAGGGACCCGTAAAAGATTGCGGGGGTAAACCTTGTACCGATGGAGATATTGATAACCTGAAACCTGACCAAATCAAAGCACTGAAAAAACACGGTGAATGGAAAGAATATGTTGAGAAAGAAGACGAATCGAAAAAAAAATTTTCCGTACTCGATATGCAAGGAAACTACGTCGATGGACAAAGAGATGGTGTCTGGACAAAACTCGGAGAGAAGGGTGAGAAGTTAAGAGAAACTACTTATAAACTCGGAAAAAAAGATGGAGTCGAAAAAAAATTCAACCTGAAGGGCGAACAAACAGAAGAAACCAACTTTGTTGACAATAAAAAAGACGGTAAATACTGGAAGAAAAACTCCAAAGGCTTTATGGAAACAGAAGGTCTATTTAAAAATGATCTGAGAGAAGGTACTTGGACTGAATACCATGCTAAAGAAGCAGACATGATAAAAAAGAATGTGTCTGAATATTCCAAAGACAAAAAAAATGGAAAGTCCACAAGCTACCACAAAGACGGAACAACAGTAAGCGCAGAAGGGTTGTATAAAGATGGCTTGAAATCAGGCGCTTGGAAAAATTATTACGACAATGGAAAACCCGAAAGCGAAGGAAGTTATGCGCCAAGGGAAGCTCCTAAAGATAAGGGAGAAAAGGAAACAGTCAAACCAGCTACCCCTCCTCCCGGTGGAGATGTTACTGCTCCAGAGCCTGAAAAGAAAGCCTTTCGTATGGGACACTGGAAAGAATATTACAAAAACGGTCAAGTTTTTGCTGAAGGACAAAGAGAGCACACCCGAAAAGGAGAATGGAAATTTTTTGATAACACCGGAAAACTTCGCTTCAAAGGAAAAATGGCAAACGAAGCTGGGATGGAATCCGCAGAAGTCTATGACGAGAAAACAGGTGAGATTATTGGAAAAGGAAAACTGTTTTTTAATCTTATAAAGATAGACGAAGAAACCCAAAATATTAAAGCAGGATTCAAACCGAGTAACCCATACACCTATTACAAAGATGGAAAAAAAGACTTTGATGTATTGGGAGAAGACAAAGAAGGAAACGTTATGGGAGTACAGTACGACTCAAGCGGAAGAGAAATCGGCAGAGGCCCTGTGATCGCCATGAATAGAAAGAAAAACGGATGCTGGACTGAGGGCGGGAAAAAAGTGTACTACGTTATGGACAAACCTAACGCAAAAATGGGAGATATGCAGGGTTGTAAGTAG
- a CDS encoding PaaI family thioesterase → MEKEIQKISPSFHGHEIHHDQCFGCGHNNPLGLKADFTYNEKLNQVKFIYKFRKDYNGAPGFAHGGAISTLLDEAMGALCFHLGYIVMTDQMTFKFHKATPIEEDLLVTSWFKSKEKRKIHLECRLTKLDESLSYVDGYGSFHILPPRFFLRKIDGGKHPNLEGVLEENKRTRFEKLLKEIL, encoded by the coding sequence ATGGAAAAAGAAATACAAAAAATATCCCCATCTTTTCATGGGCATGAAATCCACCACGACCAATGCTTTGGATGCGGGCATAACAACCCTTTGGGACTGAAAGCAGATTTTACCTACAACGAAAAATTAAACCAAGTTAAGTTCATCTACAAATTTAGAAAAGACTACAATGGGGCTCCGGGCTTTGCTCATGGTGGAGCTATTTCTACATTGTTGGATGAAGCTATGGGAGCACTTTGTTTTCACTTGGGTTATATTGTAATGACAGATCAAATGACCTTTAAGTTCCATAAAGCTACACCAATAGAGGAAGACTTACTTGTCACATCTTGGTTCAAAAGCAAGGAAAAGCGAAAAATTCACCTTGAATGTAGGTTGACGAAACTTGACGAAAGTTTATCTTATGTAGATGGATACGGTTCTTTTCATATTCTACCCCCAAGATTTTTTCTAAGAAAGATAGATGGAGGAAAACACCCTAACTTAGAGGGAGTTTTAGAAGAAAATAAGAGAACTCGTTTTGAGAAATTACTAAAGGAGATTTTATGA
- a CDS encoding MBOAT family protein, translating into MLFTSITFLIFFSIVYLIYWSIPSDKGKKWILLLSSFVFYGTWSVSFLFHFLFFVLINYIFSVYLLQHKSKSILRLAVIINLLNLGVFKYFYFFTDTLYHISGSSFFTELSKGSFKILLPLAISFYTFQMLAYVIDSYRGDIKEKESLLDFTIFIMFFPQLIAGPIMRSGDFIPELKKIKPNKEFIYPGMSFIILGVFKKVLIADSIAGIIDPIWNNPSEYSAISLILSIYGFSWQVYCDFSGYTDIARGVAYLLGFQIPENFKAPYLAESPKDLWRRWHITLATWLRDYLYIPLGGSRTSELRSYFNLIVTFTLGGFWHGANWTYILWGFFHGVMLALERLTERFQLTLTLQNKAGKYFRIVFTYHIFLVGVLFFRSNNMTSLWVMVKKILTISPGVNATGSETLVYLFILGFLSQLPQYFDKLPSGIVKYQKPLILFSSIVLLVSIGLYSRSGKEFVYFQF; encoded by the coding sequence ATGCTATTTACATCTATTACATTTCTGATATTTTTCTCTATCGTATATCTAATTTACTGGTCTATTCCTTCCGATAAAGGGAAAAAATGGATTCTGTTATTGTCGTCTTTTGTCTTTTATGGCACTTGGAGTGTTTCGTTTCTATTCCATTTTTTATTTTTTGTGTTGATCAACTATATCTTTTCTGTCTATTTACTACAACACAAAAGTAAATCTATCTTACGACTGGCAGTAATCATTAATTTACTCAATCTTGGGGTATTCAAATACTTTTATTTTTTTACGGATACACTCTACCATATTTCAGGCTCGTCTTTTTTTACAGAGCTATCCAAAGGCTCATTTAAAATTCTACTCCCTCTCGCAATTAGCTTTTATACTTTCCAAATGTTAGCATACGTTATCGACTCTTATAGAGGAGACATCAAAGAAAAGGAAAGCCTGTTAGACTTTACGATTTTTATAATGTTTTTCCCACAGCTAATCGCAGGACCCATTATGAGATCGGGAGATTTTATCCCTGAATTAAAAAAAATCAAACCCAACAAAGAGTTTATCTATCCGGGTATGTCTTTCATAATTCTTGGAGTATTCAAAAAAGTATTAATCGCCGATAGTATTGCAGGTATCATTGACCCAATATGGAACAACCCTTCTGAATATTCCGCAATTAGTCTGATACTTTCCATTTATGGTTTTTCGTGGCAAGTGTATTGTGATTTTAGCGGATACACAGACATCGCTCGAGGTGTCGCCTATCTTCTCGGTTTTCAAATCCCAGAAAATTTTAAAGCCCCCTATTTAGCTGAATCTCCAAAAGACCTATGGAGGCGATGGCACATAACGCTTGCAACTTGGCTTCGTGATTATCTATATATTCCACTCGGTGGCAGTAGAACAAGTGAACTTCGATCCTATTTTAATTTAATCGTTACATTTACTCTTGGAGGTTTTTGGCACGGAGCCAACTGGACATATATACTCTGGGGATTTTTTCACGGAGTTATGCTCGCCTTAGAAAGACTAACCGAGCGATTTCAATTGACTCTCACCTTGCAAAACAAAGCAGGCAAATATTTCAGAATTGTATTCACCTATCACATATTTTTAGTAGGTGTGTTGTTTTTTCGTTCCAACAACATGACCTCACTATGGGTGATGGTAAAAAAAATTCTTACAATTAGTCCGGGAGTAAATGCAACCGGCTCAGAAACACTGGTGTACCTATTTATTCTTGGGTTTCTTTCCCAGCTGCCTCAATATTTCGACAAACTACCAAGTGGAATTGTAAAATACCAAAAACCTCTAATTCTATTTAGCTCTATTGTGTTACTCGTATCCATTGGGCTATATTCCAGATCGGGAAAAGAATTTGTGTATTTTCAGTTTTAG
- a CDS encoding SGNH/GDSL hydrolase family protein, whose amino-acid sequence MKKEFNTFYKDKRFFIPILTILLFEAILQTGIYSPFLKKNSYAANVNRITNHILNKQTEFDPDILIVGTSVAYQGLSVKILNEKVHSTGLKIQSIAIPGSEVIVQHQVISKSLPKFKKVKLIIYVGEVLIPWVSQTDLSLPTLSMISEFNRIDAIKRAYNYDYDVRAEDIFYILSRSIAYRRDFREFVLDPNKRLKHLKKMKKEPNLNPWDYENSYNEKISSYNVKTIEECKAKTSQENADPIPISSNAEHKIALFKTCALAGVTSTESKQTDKTNLYFKRLSQLFSEFQKRGIKTINVFAPYSTLMNNLGGKERVELWTKELEKIQGKENTIVVDMQNILPNKNNGDYYYDIVHLNMYGMEKFSEALGDYLNKNIRTLIP is encoded by the coding sequence ATGAAAAAAGAATTTAACACATTTTACAAAGATAAAAGATTTTTCATCCCAATACTAACTATTTTGCTATTTGAGGCAATTCTCCAAACGGGGATATATTCTCCTTTCTTAAAAAAGAATTCTTACGCAGCAAACGTAAACAGAATTACAAACCATATTTTAAACAAACAAACTGAATTCGATCCCGATATTTTAATTGTAGGTACATCGGTTGCCTATCAAGGATTAAGCGTAAAAATTTTAAATGAAAAAGTTCATAGCACAGGACTGAAAATTCAATCTATTGCCATCCCCGGTTCAGAGGTGATAGTTCAACACCAAGTCATCTCAAAGTCTCTGCCAAAATTCAAAAAAGTGAAACTGATAATCTATGTAGGTGAAGTGCTAATCCCTTGGGTAAGCCAAACAGATCTTTCTCTACCTACCCTTTCCATGATTTCAGAATTCAACCGAATTGACGCAATAAAGAGAGCTTATAATTACGATTACGATGTTCGCGCAGAAGATATCTTTTATATTTTATCGAGGAGTATTGCTTACAGAAGAGATTTCAGAGAATTTGTTTTGGACCCAAACAAAAGGCTGAAACACCTTAAGAAAATGAAAAAAGAGCCAAACCTGAATCCTTGGGATTATGAAAACTCATACAACGAAAAAATCAGCTCCTACAATGTAAAAACAATAGAAGAATGCAAAGCCAAAACCTCCCAGGAAAATGCAGACCCTATCCCGATTTCGTCTAACGCAGAGCATAAAATTGCGTTATTTAAAACCTGTGCGCTTGCAGGAGTTACTTCCACCGAATCAAAACAAACCGATAAAACTAACCTGTATTTTAAAAGGTTGTCACAACTTTTTTCTGAATTCCAAAAACGTGGCATAAAGACTATAAATGTTTTTGCGCCCTATAGCACACTGATGAACAATTTAGGCGGAAAAGAAAGAGTTGAACTTTGGACTAAAGAACTCGAAAAAATACAAGGGAAAGAAAATACAATAGTAGTTGATATGCAAAATATCCTGCCAAACAAAAATAATGGAGACTACTACTATGATATAGTCCATTTGAATATGTATGGAATGGAAAAATTTTCAGAAGCGTTAGGCGACTATCTAAATAAAAATATAAGGACTCTGATTCCATAA